One window of Streptococcus troglodytae genomic DNA carries:
- a CDS encoding single-stranded DNA-binding protein: protein MYNKVILIGRLVATPEMVKTPKDKSVTRVTLAVNRRFKSQDGERQADFVNVVLWGRLAETIASYGSKGSLISLDGELRTRKYEKDGVTHFVTEVLGHSFQLLESRAQRAMRESNAENDLTDLVLEEEELPF, encoded by the coding sequence ATGTATAATAAAGTTATTTTGATTGGTCGTTTAGTTGCGACACCTGAAATGGTAAAAACACCAAAGGATAAGTCTGTTACGCGCGTGACACTGGCTGTCAATCGGCGATTTAAAAGTCAAGATGGGGAAAGGCAGGCTGATTTTGTCAATGTTGTTCTTTGGGGCAGATTGGCAGAAACAATAGCTTCCTATGGTAGTAAGGGAAGTCTCATCTCTCTCGATGGAGAATTGCGCACCCGTAAATATGAAAAAGATGGTGTCACTCATTTTGTGACTGAAGTTTTGGGACACTCTTTTCAATTACTGGAAAGCCGTGCTCAACGTGCTATGCGTGAAAGTAATGCTGAAAATGATTTGACCGATTTGGTTCTAGAAGAGGAGGAGCTCCCTTTTTAA
- a CDS encoding response regulator transcription factor, giving the protein MIKVLIADDQELIRESLKIVLSSYKDIEVVDAVDDGFAVLESLKKVQPDLILMDIRMPKMDGVLCTKAVKENYPNVKVIILTTFDDDDFIFKALQYGASGYILKGISMEDLYQAIVTVNKGNAMINPDVATKVVKLFSQMAQSNSAIQVQENSVENISKAEWKIIQQIGFGLSNKEIAAKLFLSEGTIRNYLSTILSKLNLRDRTQLAIWAVQTGVTTRHFGDEND; this is encoded by the coding sequence GTGATTAAAGTCTTGATTGCTGATGACCAAGAACTCATCAGAGAATCTTTAAAAATTGTTTTGTCATCCTATAAAGACATTGAAGTGGTTGATGCAGTCGATGATGGTTTTGCGGTTTTAGAGAGTCTGAAAAAAGTTCAGCCGGACCTTATTTTGATGGATATCCGCATGCCTAAAATGGATGGTGTTTTATGTACCAAGGCCGTTAAGGAAAACTACCCTAATGTTAAAGTTATTATTTTAACAACCTTTGATGATGATGATTTTATTTTTAAAGCGCTTCAATATGGTGCTTCTGGTTACATTTTAAAGGGGATCTCTATGGAAGACTTATATCAGGCTATTGTTACAGTCAATAAAGGAAATGCCATGATTAATCCAGATGTTGCAACTAAGGTTGTTAAGCTGTTTTCACAAATGGCGCAATCTAATTCTGCTATTCAAGTACAGGAAAATAGTGTCGAAAATATTTCAAAGGCTGAATGGAAAATTATTCAGCAAATTGGTTTTGGCTTATCAAATAAAGAAATTGCAGCGAAGCTCTTTTTGTCAGAAGGTACTATCCGTAATTACCTATCGACCATTTTATCTAAATTGAATTTGCGTGATCGAACGCAATTAGCGATTTGGGCAGTCCAAACGGGTGTTACTACTAGACATTTTGGAGATGAAAATGATTAA
- a CDS encoding sugar ABC transporter substrate-binding protein has translation MKIQSLVKSLACLFVVLIISSLFFYYKEEPVFPRQTKIGATYMTMNNDFYKYLNAEVEKNVNEQHDLLYTRDPALSIKKQVEQIRFFIKEKVDVIIINPVDGNSKRLINSLKRARKQGIKVIAVDSQFKDNSAINTTIVSDNYKAGVLCAREMMQKQKAAKILLLEHRNALSATSRIQGFLDAIQTHKDYQVVARIDSLGQTEIAMPKVKKLIEKGLTFDTVMALNDRAAIGALAAVKGEKLPTNPYIYGIDGSPDMKNLLSTTSEVQATVAQSPYTMGQEVTKASLKLSKNQTYPKRIIVPVELITKKTIGKYDLTGWQ, from the coding sequence ATGAAAATACAGAGTTTAGTGAAGTCTCTAGCCTGCCTTTTTGTTGTGCTAATTATTTCAAGTCTGTTTTTTTATTATAAAGAGGAACCTGTTTTTCCAAGGCAAACTAAGATTGGTGCTACTTATATGACGATGAATAATGATTTTTATAAGTATCTCAATGCTGAAGTGGAAAAAAATGTTAATGAGCAACACGATTTACTTTATACGCGAGATCCGGCCCTTAGTATTAAAAAACAGGTTGAACAAATTCGTTTTTTTATTAAGGAGAAAGTTGATGTTATCATTATTAATCCGGTTGATGGTAATAGCAAACGCTTGATTAATAGTCTTAAAAGAGCTAGAAAGCAAGGTATTAAAGTCATTGCAGTAGACAGTCAGTTTAAAGATAATTCTGCTATTAACACAACCATTGTTTCAGATAATTATAAGGCGGGTGTATTGTGTGCTCGAGAAATGATGCAAAAACAAAAAGCTGCTAAAATTCTTCTTTTAGAGCATCGCAATGCTTTATCTGCCACAAGCAGGATTCAAGGCTTTCTTGATGCCATTCAAACACATAAGGACTATCAGGTTGTTGCACGAATTGATAGTTTAGGACAGACAGAAATTGCCATGCCCAAAGTAAAAAAACTTATTGAAAAGGGTTTAACTTTTGATACTGTCATGGCGCTCAATGATAGAGCAGCCATAGGTGCTTTAGCAGCAGTAAAAGGTGAAAAATTACCAACTAATCCTTATATTTATGGTATTGATGGGTCACCAGATATGAAAAATCTGCTTTCAACTACTTCAGAAGTGCAAGCAACGGTAGCTCAATCACCTTATACTATGGGACAGGAAGTTACAAAGGCAAGTCTTAAATTATCTAAAAATCAGACTTACCCTAAGAGAATTATTGTGCCCGTTGAATTAATCACAAAGAAAACGATCGGGAAGTATGATTTAACAGGATGGCAATGA